The DNA region TCCATTTCGGGGGATTCCTCCGGCACCTGCGACTTTGACCGTACGGCTGTGAGACCGAGAGGGAACTGGAGGAGACTCCAGCACCAAACAGCAATGATGAAGCCTACGTATACCTCTTGGCAGGCCACCGCGGGGATGCTCAGACTCTCCGTAGAAAATTCAAGCATGTCTGCCGCCATCGCCGCTAGAGCCAATAGGAGCAGGgatagctgatcacgtgataactCCCCTTTTGGCGCCAGCCAGCGACCAAAGATAATGATAAGCATCATAATCTGCTGGAAAAGCATGGAGTAACTCCGGCTCTGGTCATGGGAATCCTGTAATAATGTACACAAAAAGATCACACACGATCATTAGAACCTGCCAATCACTCATGAGCTTTTTGGTATCCCGACTTGGTTAGGTTCCCTTTTATACTCCTGAACAACTTTGTTACAAGATCTAAAAAAATCTTGCCAAAACATGTACGACAAGCTTCGACCCATGATCATGCATCTGTTTACAAGCCCTAAGCTTGTAATCCAAATACTGGTACACTCCAGTATACCATATCTATGAACAAATTGTGTGTTTACATGCGTGTTGATCATTATACAAAAACCACACCTGTCTATGACGCGACGATGAGGGATTGTCAGATACCGTTTTATACGATATGTTGTGTTCCGACATGGAAAGTGTATGAGTCTCATAAACAACATTAAAACTAAATGGAGATCGTCAAACTTTTCTTCAGACCACCTACTGACTAAGCTTCGATGATTTTGTATAATATGCACAATGGTTAAAACTACAACATCAATCTATACTTCAACATGACGGACTCACTtcgtattgctttttttttcttttctttttcatggatCAACCATGATGATTATATTTATTGTGTATGAAGTCTTTCTTAGAACATATTAGTTCTTGAGAAGACCTAAATACCGCTATCGAATATAAACAACCACATCCAGTAGTTGTATTTACCTGTGTTATTCATCAACAATCCTTATGAACTTATTTCGCAATTTACCGTTTACAGATATTCTTAAAAACCTCATAATGCAATGTTGATCTTACAGCCATCAGCCTGCCGTCGGTAATGTTGACCCCGAACAAGACGTTTGATGATCCATTCACGTTCAACCTTTCGGCACACTCGTCATAGAACACGATTGGACATGTTTCTAGCTGGGCTTCTTGAATCACGAAGGTGCGAAAATTTAGAGCGTGAATCTCAAGGGTGAGAATACACGGAACGATCCATAACAGATAGATGAAAACACTTGGAATAAACCTGCAtcaagataaaacaaaatagataagAAGAACATGTGATAACAATATAAAActtcctgctcgagtatgtacgcccatgatttttatcatggctactaataaaacactgatcaattcagtgctcatttacgtcgatgtagggcaatttgtcaatcagttgcaatataaAACCTCTTCACATTTACCTCAAGGCAatagaaatatcaaaacaaggCCAACAAAGTACTTGATGTAGTTGATACTGACGGACATATACTCTGAGTAATTGCAACATAAAGGTTCATAAATAATACATCCCATCTCGTTTATCTAAAGTTAATTAGCagatataataattataccAAAAATATATAAACCTAATTCTCTTTTCCTATAACCCTTAATCGATTTGAATTGAGCACAAATCTGCAACTCGGCAAGCTCTTCATCTGGACTGTTTTatcttacttttttgtttgttgttgttttggtctTGGGGAAATGAAATCtcaatgtaaaagaaaatacaaaatttccTTCAATTTGAAAAGTACACACTTCTTCTACTTGTTACTGATTATAAGGGTAACATAATTACCCTACTTTCTGACAGAGGTAAGTCGGTGGCCTTTCATTACggtaaaaaagagagaaaatgtagagaagaaagagagaaaatcctTGTCCGTCCGTAACGTCGTATAATGTTGTAATCTTCTTATCGGCGATGGCGGTAACGAAGTTTTGACAAATTAAAAGTTTTTCGACGGATTaccagattttcctcaaacttcgctgatgtgttctactaattttgctTGCATTCCCTCAGTTAACGTATTATTTGGGTTTAGCGTCAATGGGGTAGCGTGATTGCCGAATCAAACAGACAATATGGCCAAGCAAATGTACAGAATTGATACTGTATTAACAACTCCAAGGACCACCTCATGAAAAACGCTATAAACCAGGAAACTAATGGCAAAAAGGTCTAGCAGTATATAGACCAGCAATGATTTCAACACTTACCAAGTCCACTCTCCTCTCTTCTTGTAATTCAAAGTGAGGACGAGCTCTATGAATGACGGAATGGCGAGAGCATTGACTACGAATATACGGGGCTCGTTCACAGTTTCGTAGACGATGAACGTGAGGATGATGCCGTTGATGGCATAGACAAGGCGCACCAAGACAGCCTTGCTTATCGCGGTGAGGGATAAATCCACCATGTTGGATCCTATTcgcaaattagaaaaaaaaatacaatgcagaaaacaaattatatcgCCGTCATTAAACACGGTAGATTGACGAAAGTATAACAATGCAGGGTTAAAGTATATTCGAAGTCACCTTGATGGACGTAGTACTGAATTGTACAGCACCATCGCGGATTTGCAAGTTGATAAGGGATAAAATCGGACAAAACAAATCGAACAGGTTTCTTAAAAATCGGACAAGATGTTACGAAGGAAGGGAACTAACCTTCGTCACACTGTTTTTATTTGATGCGACCATCATGTGCAAGATGAATGAGGTGAAGATGTGAAAAATCTTCAGCCCTTCCAATGGCCATGTTGGTTTATACACATTAAAATCGTATGTGAAATGAATATCGATATTGTTATAGAAACTGCATCCCCTAAAAAGTCACCGTCATCGTTACACAGAATGGATACACCACAAGACGCACTTTTTATTTCCAATTAACAAGGGAAATATATAAGGAAGATTTATGTGCATGTCAGCAGTACTCTTTTAGGCCAAGACACCATCATCTGATATAATATGTATAGACATAATGTGGTGCCAACtaacatttcaatattttaaaGCAACACAATATGACATTTTCAAGGTCCATGATTTTCGGGATTTTGTTTGAAACTTTATAAAACTCCTATCAATTTGTGAAATTTCATTCTGTTGTGAACATTGGCAAATCAACATGCCTTCAACATACGAAGATCAATAAGGAGATTTTGCCATCGTTTCATATAGCATTTTAGAATGGCAACATGTTATAAGATATGGAATACGAGATATTCATAGATTTGTCGGACAATATATTTGTCGTTATGTCATATTCAGAATAAACGCGGACATACAGAGCTGACTGGAAGCCAGCAAACAATACGGCTATAAAACAATTAATGATTATTCTCATATCAGCCACACGACATCAATTCTTTTGACATTTCTAAATCTATTTTGCATAAGTATAAATGGTTGCTAAAATTTCCAATATTCAGCGCAGTCCGAAATCAACAATGCATATACAAACAACTGCTGCATAAACCTCACAACTCAGATGCTAGAAGAATACgaaacatgtgaaaaaaaaaatatatatatataaactacacacacaaacaaaacaaaacacacactcacacatacagaaacacacaaacatgcgaACAAGAAATCGCGTTCCATTTCAACCTGTTGTTGCTTTTATCATAGGAAATTCAAAAACCTTGACCCAACGATGAGTGATATTCTGGCTGACTAGTGTAGTGGTCAACAATGCTGACCAAAACACCTAAAAATATACACAGTAATATATTCGTGTGAACTCAGCTCACCGAGTTTGAGAACGAAGTAAGGATAGAGAAATTTGAATGTAAGTGAAAAGCTGATACTTATGTAAACGATTGAGGACTGGTATTTTCAACATTGAATTCTTACTTCACAAGCAATATATAGGAAAAAAGTATTACTCCAAATTTTTATATAATGAGATAACAGAACAGATTGGGATGATTTATAAGCACGGGAATATAGGAATACTCTAAAAATTGTACAGAACGATTTTTTAATACTTATCATTTCCTTCCTTTTTAACAGGAGAACTATATAGCTCCATGTTGCCATATTGAACTGTTCCTGTAGCCGCCTACAATGTATCAAAACGTATTTCATTTCAGGGTCTACTCTTACATCCCACATCTTCCACAGATCTTCGTTATTTCACAGTTCTGGATTCAAACGTTAAAGGTACTGTTAACCACTGGGAGCAGAGATTTAagaaatgttcgagatatcacctcaaatataaggagatatcactatattCCCCAATAAACCATGACTGTAGACAAGTTGAATTACCGAATATTGTCACCAGCGGAAGAGGCAGCAATGTTGTCAGTTAGGCCTATGGTTGCCTTAGTCTTCCTTTTTAGATTCATATGAAGATTTTATACCCTTTCTTGGCTAATGTATATGTTGGGTGTTTTCTCAGTAAAGCGAGTTTATACAATCGCATTTTCATCAGCTTCGTACAAGGCTAACATAATGCTTTATAACTAATAAAACGAAATCTTCATGCGCCATTGCAACACGAGCCGTTAGAACACATCTTTTGTTTATGCGCCCTTCAACGCGCATGAACATAATTATCTCTCATCTGCAGCCATGCATGTAAAATAATGTTTGGTAACAAAATGTTTTGGCATGAGATAGCCCAGCGGGCAAATTAGTACTGTAATATTTCGCTCATGCCTATAAAAGTGTGACGTATTGTTTGGATATTCCAGATTCTTGCATCGAGGGTAAATGAGCATTAGTCATGCAATTTACAATAGACCGTGACAGCACCTATATCCTCGCACGCCTATATTAATACACCTCTTTAAAAGGAATATGACACAAAACACTCATTATAAACAGCGCACACGGTTCATTATGCCAGACATTGATCCAAATAATCACATACCTGATAAAATCATTGGAAGTTGCAGTTTGATTGAAAtctatttgttcattcatttattcactcCGTCATATTTAAACAGGGTTGTCCACTCAGTTTCTCAACTGCTTTCCAGGGGAGCCCAGTGTATAGATGATAGAACACTGGAGTACAATAGACTCTGATAGACTTCATAAAAAGCACATACAACTATACAAGTAATACACACAccacatacacaaaacaatacaCGCTTAAAAAGATACGAGACTGACATTACACTGAAATCGGCGTAGACGAGGTGAATGTTCAATTATTCAAGATGTCTTCGCCATGCCTTTACTCTACAGTGAACCTGTTAAACGTGGTGCTAATGACCGCGTGACTGATCACGAAGTGTACGATTAGATATTACAAACTGGAGATAATCACGTTGATGATGACCAGAGTTATGTAACATGATAAAAGTCACATAGAATGCATGTAAAATAAGAATTATTAAGTTTGTCTATATTCCATATACTTGTGTAGAATTAATCACACAAACCTTGTTGCGCGTACCAAAGAAGACttaaataattattatgtacagAATCTTTTTGAAATGACATTCAGTTCATTAAGCCTGTGTCAATTCTTCTAAGAGACTGATTATTAACGGAGTTATACTTCAACAGATCCAGCCTGAACGATTTAGAACCATAAAATCCAGTGTTTGGTACTGTACAGCTAGGAGGGAGTTAGAGTAGTCTTGAGGATTTGGCGAGAACATAATTATCTCTTGTTTTACGTCACCTACCGGAGCCAGTAATGTCAAAGATAAATGTAAACCAACCTTTATCAGCAACCATGCCCCTTTTATTCTTGGAGAGAGCACTGATGTAGAAAGACCACTGTCGACTTTTATAACATTGAAATATGACGTTTCCCAATAGGTCCTTTGACTTAGTAGCTTTGATTACTGTGTGCATGTTGCAGTCTTTTGTATTGAAACTATCATGCTCTGGACTTGATTTGAACATCAGGAATTTACAATACGAGTCAttgttttatgctaaaaataaatcattacttGGGGTATGCTCCTTTTCAGAGCAGACGTAGAGATAATTTATGATGGTTCCAGGAGATATGACTTGGATGTAGTGACATGCACGCTTCCCCGAGATAGTGAGACAAGTTTAGAACTCGGAGGATCGCCATTATAAATGTGTCAATATGCGCGACATGTCTGAAGtcataatgtaggcctacatgtagtcaaatgttttcatgttgttgctttcctttctttctactactacagtactattattcgcacacacacgcacaaacacacatacccacacacacacacacacacacacagacgctcCCCTCTCTCTTTGTGATTTTATATGATATCGATCATAAATAATTATTGTAAAAGTGGCATTTTGCAAAACTTACCACAAGCGGCCGTATAGTATCAATCCTGAAGTCCTTGCAATGGCTCCTCGCTGCAATTTTGTTAACAGTATGCGGCGTTACAAGAGTTGGGCTAAAATGGTGCACGAAACGCTGCCGTTTCGTATACAGCTCCTTCTTCCCTCTGCTTTGAGAGGATTGATTCAATAGTACCTATTTTTTCGAAGGTCCTTGTAAAGGACATGACGTATTGTCACCATTAACCCGTCTACACGAGTTTTCTTTATCGTCATCAGTCCACTACAGGCTCTTGTTTGTAAAAATACACGGGGTTATCCCGAATTCAAGCCACATACATAGTGATGACAACACAATGGTAGCTCACTGAGCTCTGTGATGTGACTCAAAGCTGTTACAGCTGACTGAGCTCAACTCAATCGTTCCATCgactcttctttctttatgaatAGAGGAAAACAGGAGGTCTCTGGAAACCTATTGATGGGATGTGACAGATAAGGGGACATCCGTGTTTCTGGTCAACCGCAGGTCGGGGAAATCGAAGGCACCCTGTATAGGTCTGTAGGTGAGCAGAGTGCCCATTATTCGAGATGACATTGACATTTCCAGGAATTCTATTTTTAGTGAAATATCTAGTGTGACTCTATAACAATCCAGTAACTTGATTCCCTGATCTTCCCATCATTGACTCTCTTGCCAATCTGATTCCTGAACTGATGTCTAAATAACTTATCTGTACACTGTTGATGACAAGAAATCATAATGTTTGCATTTACTCCTATCCCTAAAGGAGGATGTATGAAAGAATGTAAAGTTGATCTCTTTTGCGCATTTCATCCAAATTAGTTATCAATAACCTTTTTTGTTTACAAAGGCAACAAAATGAGAACCTATGCCAAACAAATGATAAGGAGAAAGTGAAAGAATGCGATCTTCAAATACTAGTAATGTCTGTGTGTGGGTGGAGCGTTTATGAGTGTGTAGTTTTCTAGAGCGGAGACATGGAAATGTG from Diadema setosum chromosome 1, eeDiaSeto1, whole genome shotgun sequence includes:
- the LOC140232715 gene encoding transmembrane protein 26-like, with the translated sequence SAFKAVLVRLVYAINGIILTFIVYETVNEPRIFVVNALAIPSFIELVLTLNYKKRGEWTWFIPSVFIYLLWIVPCILTLEIHALNFRTFVIQEAQLETCPIVFYDECAERLNVNGSSNVLFGVNITDGRLMADSHDQSRSYSMLFQQIMMLIIIFGRWLAPKGELSRDQLSLLLLALAAMAADMLEFSTESLSIPAVACQEVYVGFIIAVWCWSLLQFPLGLTAVRSKSQVPEESPEMDSTDGQVKGSCCRWSSCFSCCCEGEIWSLVVNMLMQDGPYLVLRLYIIISAGYYGETLIFFAAKNAIVVMLQLYRLTSKLCESLREPTTPGQDEIEDIEKGIENDGFVEGSEDAGVEVVNENGDENVGMEEEATGDDCLEESSDLVLQMDDGTDQLEGAEEETNAIKTESCITSDKQSMDNPL